In the Elizabethkingia bruuniana genome, GAAGCCATCAAATTTTATGAACAGGCCGATTATTATGCGTTGAAGAATCATCATAAGAAGGAGCGTTTTGTCATTAATTATTTCCTGAGTGATATATACCGAAGTATCGGTTTTTCTAATAAAGCCAATGAATATTGGGGAATAACATGTTCATTTTTCAACTCTCTTGACAGAATGGATTCTGCTATAATGACGAACCTGTATAAAGCTCGAAGAATGGAGCATAGTAACCAGTTTTATTTAGCTATTTTATACCATCAGGAAAACATAAGCCTGCTAAAGAAAAAATATTTAAATCTCCCTGAATCAAAGCCTTTTATTTTTCAGGAAAAGATTGATCTCGCTTTGGAACATAATATCATTGCATATGATTATTTAAAAAACAATAATCTCCATGAGGCTAAAAAAAATTTTGAAAAAACAGAGTTCTATTTAAAGGATATAAATATTGCCTCTCACTATCAGACGCCCTATTATGATCTCTGCAAAGCAATGATAGCAACAAAGGAAAACAAAAGAGCAGAAGCCCGAAAGTGGTTTGATTCTGCAGAAAAAATCGCAGAAAAGAAAGGCTACCAGGTATTCGCTAAACGAATTTCAGAAGAGAAAATTCTAAGCAAAATTGGCCAATTGGATGATCACAGCTCTAAAAGTTTTAAAGAGTTTTTCAAAAAAATCTTAACCGAAATTCAAAAAGTAAACGAACTGGAGATTGAGCGGGAAGAAAAGAAAGTTACCGATCAGAATAGCCAGATAGAGCACTGGAAAAGCTTTTTTATCTTGCTAACCGCCATTTTAACCTTATATATTATTATAAAAGATAAAAAAATATATAAGAAAAAATCTTCAAATCATACAGAAAACGTTGGAATTACCCTCGCTAAAGAAATAAAGCATGTATCTGAAAAAGACATACTGCCTCCTGAAAACTTTAGTTTTATCAATCTCAATTACGAAAACATTACACGGACATCTACTCTTATTTCTGAAGCTAAAGAATCTGAGCTTTTGGAAAAACTAAACCAATTTGAAACCGGAACCGATTTTATGACAAAAAACTTTACTCTTTCAAACCTTGCATCGATTCTCGATACCAACACAAAGTATGTACACTACCTCCTGAAGGCCCACCGGAATAAAAATTTCAACGATTATATTAATGGCTTGAAAATAAAATACATTGTCCACTGCCTCTGTAAAGAACCCAAATTTCAGAATTACAAAATTAGTTATCTGGCAGATATAGGTGGTTTTTCTTCACAAAGCCGGTTTGCTTATATCTTCAAAAAAGAAGTCGGACTGTCCCCTTCCGAGTTTATAAGAACATTAAAAAGAAAAAACAAAACTTCACAAAACACTGATATACAATAAATTAAAGCCTCAATAAAAGCAATTTTCCAGAATTCTGCTTTTACAACACTAACAGCCAAGCCTGTCATCATTCTAATTTTACAGCATAAAACATTAAAAATCAGAGTGATGAAAAAAGAGAAAAACAAACAAGTCTTACCTGAGATTTATGCTTCCGGCAAAAAGATATACTCTCCACCTGTATTAGAAGTCATTTTAATAGAGATGGAGCATGGTTTTGCCGCAACATCAGCCTCTTTAAACCCTGGGGATGCAGGCTCTCCCAATACGCCACAAGTCGAAGACTGGAATGATGGTGGAAGTCTGGGCGGTAAAGATTTTGACTTGTAATTAAAAGCTCATTAATCAGGTAAAACACAACTATGAATACATCTATACACAAAAATTTAATTAAGGCAACGAGTTCTTTTATTCTTACAGGAACCCTGTTGCTCGGCTTCATTTCCTGTTCTTCAAGGGATGAGGAAACCAAAAACCCGGATGGAAATGCCGGAATGCAGGGAACATTTCTAAGCTTTAATATTGCTGGTATCGAAGAAGAGGAAAATATAACGAACCTCACTACAGCATCTATAAAAAATACAGGGAAATCTTCATCAGCTTCAATTGCCCCTGAAAAAGTAATTTCAACAGAAAATTTCGATGCCCTGATCAGCGCTGAAGGCCAAACGTCTAATAAATCACAGGGGTTATCAGCCTCTCTTACCCCTTCATACACAGGGACTATGGCTGCAGTAACCAATACTCCTATGATAACGGGTACAAAATATCGTTTGTTAATTTATGATGCAGCAAGCAATACACTTATTAAAAATGTTGATGCAACTTCAGGAACAAATCCAAATATCCAGGTAGATGCAGGAAAACAATACAAATGGTATATCGTATCTACTAATGACAATTCAACACCATCAGTAAATACTTCTACGGGAATTGTTTCTGCAGCTTCGCTGGCCAATAAAGACGTATTATGGAATCAGGGAGTTATAGATGCACAATATGGACAAAACAATATGAGCATTGTCCTTAAACGCAACACGGCACGTATACAATTAGACTTGGATACAAGAGGAATGTTTGGAACCATCAATAATACAACCTCCGTAGAGGTTGGAACAGGTACAGGATCTTCTTTTTCCAGCATAATTAAAACAGGAGACCTTAATGTACTTACCGGACAATATTCTAATCTTCAGAATGTATCCGCAGTTACAGGAGGCAATATGATCAACAAAGCTGGAGCCGGCGGTGCAGCTGGAGCTACGAAAACAGCAACTTTTTATACTGTAAGCTCAACACCTGTACCTGCAAATAATCTAAGGATAAGACTGAATCAGCTAGATCTTAACATGGATGACAACAGCACGCGAAGCTTTAGCAACAGTATCGTCCCATATAGCAATATTCCGGTTACACCTGCTTTAGGAAACCGTTATACACTCAATGTACGTCTGATAGAGTCCGGTGTGAGATTAGATGGTTTATTATGGGCGCGTACAAACTTAATCTATTCCTCTCAAGCCGATAAATACCGTTTCCGACCGGATAATGAATATTCTCAGCCAGATAAAGATACAGAATACTGGAACTGGATGGCAGCAACACCAACGGGATCTTCATCTGACAATACTGATGCCTGTTCTAAAGTTTATCCTGAAGGAATGTGGCGTATGCCTACCAGTACCGAATTTAGTAATCTGGGACAACCTGATGACAAAAAAGAAAATTATGGATTATTCTTAGGTGCGAATTTTAGTGCTGTGTATAATCTGGATGCAGGAAATAATTTAAATACGTCCTTCCCTACAAATTCCCAAAGGCTTTTCCTTTCTTTTTACGGATATCGTACTTCTCCCGGATTTTTAGGAGGTACAAGTGTAAGTGATTCTCCCGGAGGGATTTTTCTGGGCGCCCTAGGTGGAGGTGGTGCATATTACTGGTCTTCCTCTTCTGCTAACACTAACAATGCTAATTATTGGTATATGAGCTATTCCAGATTTGCATGGTTTGTGGGCTGGAGTAATGCAGAAGTAAGATCCGGAGCCAAAACAGAGGGCCGTATGGTTCGTTGTGTAAGGACATCATCAACTCCGAATACTTAAATAGAAAATAAGTTTAACAACTTCATCATTTGTTTGTAAATGGCGGGTAATTCTGAAGTAAAAAAGATTATCCGCCTTTATTAATTAAACTATGTAATTTAAATTAATTTCATAAATCAAATAAGCATAAATATAAAACACAATTCTATATATTAATTTATTTTTTATACCTTTCACTAACAAATGATTGAAAATATATGTTAGTGAAAGTTTATGGAAGTGCCATACATGGTATCTCAGCCCGTTGTATTACTGTAGAGGTCAATATCGATAAAGGTGTTGGCTATTATCTTGTTGGTTTACCGGACAATGCCATTAAAGAAAGCAGCCACAGAATTTCTGCTGCTCTGAAAAATGTAGGATATAAGCTCCCTGGGAAGAAAATAACCATCAATATGGCACCTGCTGATCTTCGCAAAGAAGGTTCTGCCTATGATCTCACAATCGCTATTGGTATATTGGCTGCAAACAATTCCATAAAGGCTGAAAATCTCGATAAATATATTATCATGGGAGAATTATCTCTGGACGGAGGCTTACAACCACTGAAAGGCATTCTTCCAATTGCTCTTCAGGCTGCCGAAGAGGGCTTCAAGGGAATTATTTTACCTAAACAAAATGCACAGGAAGCTGCTATTACAAATAAGCTGGATGTCTATGGTATTACTAATATTAAGGAAGTTATAGATTTCTTCGACCAAGGTAAACCTTTACCTAAAACAGTATTCGACATTCAAAAAGAATTCGAGCAAAAGACTGATAGTTTTAGCTCGGATTTTAGTGAAGTAAAAGGTCAGGAAATGGCAAAAAGAGCTTTAGAAATAGCTGCTGCAGGAGGACATAACATTATATTAATCGGTCCACCCGGAAGCGGAAAGACCATGCTTGCTAAAAGGCTTCCGGGAATATTGCCTCCTCTGAATTTAAAAGAAGCTCTGGAAACAACAAAAATACATTCTGTTGTCGGAAAAATAGAAAATGAAGCTTCACTAATTACGACAAGACCTTTCCGAAATCCTCACCATACAATATCAGATGTCGCTCTGGTAGGCGGGGGAAGCTATCCTCAGCCCGGAGAAATTTCACTTGCTCATAATGGTGTATTATTTTTGGATGAAATGCCTGAATTTAAACGCAGTGTGTTGGAAGTGATGCGACAACCTCTCGAAGATCGTGAGGTTAATATATCCAGAGCCAAGTTTACGGTGAATTACCCTGCAAGTTTTATGCTAGTTGCTTCCATGAATCCAAGTCCTTCAGGTTATTTCCCCGATGACCCCAACAACACTTCTTCAACCTTCGAAATGCAAAGGTATATGAACAAAATTTCAGGACCATTACTAGATCGTATCGATATACATATAGAAGTTGACAAAGTAGATTTTGAGCAGCTTTCTGACAAAAAGAAAGGAGAAACGAGTTCTGAAATTCGCCAACGTGTTATTCAGGCACGAAAAATTCAGTCCGATAGATTCAATAACCTGAATATTAACTGCAATGCTCAAATGGGACCAAAAGAAATAGATCAGTTCTGTGAACTCAATGAGTCATCCCTGAAGTTACTGAAAACTGCTATGGAAAAATTAAACCTTTCTGCCAGAGCCTACGACAGGATATTAAAAGTTGCCCGAACGATTGCTGATCTTGAAAATTCTCATAATCTGTCTACAGCTCACATTTCAGAAGCTATACAATACAGGAGTCTGGATCGGGAATTTTGGAATGTCTGAAGGCGATTATCCTCTTACTCCGGTTCCAAAAGGTTTGATGAATTTTTTGCCATCAGGCCTGTCCTCCGCCTGCAAACCGAGATTATAAGAAATACCTACTCCTAAAGTCTGTTTTAGCTGTAGTTTTTGTATCTGATCGTGATCATACAACAAATCAACAGATATAATAGTAGAAATAAATTTATTGAATTTAATATTAACTACACCTGTATAGGCAATATCAACACGTTCCGGGTGGCTTGTATAACTGGAGAAAAGGTTAAGCTGATTGGTAAAGCTAAAATCCTTCATAATCTGGATTTTGTACATAATATTAGCTAATGCACCAAACTCCGTTCTTACACTTTGTCCATTTCTTTCCAAACCATAATTACCCGCTACCTGAAGCTTGGGATCCAATACAAAAGTAAATCTTCCTGTTGCCGGACGGAATATTACCTGAAAATTCTCTTTCGGGTTAAAAGAGATACCGAGACCTATATTCAGGTATCCCGGAGCCATAAATTTCGATATTCTGTCATTATAAACAGGCTCTGGTGTCGTAGAATAATTATATCCCGGAGAAAACTGAGAAAGAAACTGTATACCAGCAGACAGATAATAATTCTTTCTAAGGTCATAACCATAGTTGGACATGATATTGATGTAGTCATCTGTCTTTCTGGAGGATTGCCCTTGAGAAGATACCAATCCATAGCCTAATTGAAAATTATTGTCCAGGAAATGTCTTCCTTTTTTATAAATCAGGCTGTAATTCACCTTAGCATTTATTCCGACACTATTATTTCCACCTGCATTCCAGTTAGAGAAGGCTGCCTGATTAAACAAAACATTATTCTGTCCATATACATACCATCTTCTAAGACTTGGGGATCTCATAATCTGATAAGGCGTAACCGGAATTGGCTCTGTTAGTGCAGCTATAACGACAGGCTGCTGAATAATAATAGTATCTATTTTTATTCTTGGAATTTTCACCATGCTGAAATTAGAAAGACTATCCACGTTTACACTGTTTTCTTTCCATTTAGCCTGATTAATAGAATCGATAACAGCTTTTGTTTTTGCATGCTGAGCTGAAACCAGCATTGCAAAAAAGAACAACGTACCTATTAAAACCCTATTCATTTTTTCCAATCTTTTTAAAATTCGTTCAAAAATACAACTTCTTTATAAAAAAAGAAATTTTGTCACTTCTATGACTATTTAAAAACGAATAAATACTCATTTTATGTCAAAAGATGCCAAAAATAAATCGTAAATAGTATGGCAAAACTTTTGCGCACCTTCTAATTATGTTCAAAGGAGTTATACACCCAAAGGCTATCATTATGCCTTTACTTTTTTTAGCCGCAATATGGTTAGGATTTCTCGTACAGAACCTTGGACTGATCGAAGGTTGTGATGGTGCTATTATACCATTAGTTCCTTCAGGGCTTAAAGGCATTTTCTTTTCACCTTTTTTACATGGCAGTTGGGAGCATATACTCGGCAACTCATTACCTTTGGTTGTATTAAGCTCGTTACTATACCAATTTTACGGATCCGTAGCAGATAGAGTTATGCTTTATGGCTGGCTGTTTTCCGGGTTAGCAGTTTGGATGACACCATCAATTAATTTATTCGACCACCAGACCTATACTTCTTGTATTATTGGTGCCAGTGGTGTTATATATGTACTCGCTTTCTTCCTCTTCGCCAGTGGTGTTATACGATGGAACCTAAAATTATTAACAGTATCGCTTATAGTAGCTCTTTATTATGGCAGTATGATCTGGGGAATGATTCCTGAAGAGCTTCTCTTCACTCTAAATGAGCCAAGCCGGATATCCTGGCAATCCCATTTATCAGGAGCTGTTATCGGCATTATTATGGCCTTTATTTATAAAGATAAAGGGGAGAAAAGAAGAAAATTCATTTGGGAATATCCTGAGTATTATAACGAGAAAGACGATATCCTTTGGCAGAAATATATTCAGGAAAACCCGGAAGACTTCAGAGAACTTCCTTACAGAAAAAAAGAAGATATTTGGGATTTTTTAGATGAAATAAGAAAAAAATAATTAATAATTTTCTTATTTTTAAGGAAATACATTTTAAATGTTTTCCGAAGAGCATCTTTATTCCATAGCGCTAAGACATTGCCCGCAGATCGGCGATTTATACTTCAAGAAAATAGTCAGCACAACAGGCTCTGCTCAAAATGCATGGAACCTGCACAAACATGAGCTGATTAAATTATATGGTATTGGGAACAAAATAGCAGAAGATATAGGGAAAAATTCTCATTTACAATTTGCAGAAAGAGAACTAGAGTTCTGCTATAAGAATAACATTCAGATTTTACTTTCTCATCAGGGACATTTCCCGGAATTATTATATCAATGCGATGATGCACCAGCAATACTCTATCAGAAAGGAAAATTTGATCACCTTAGAACAAATATTAGCATAGTAGGTACAAGAAAAAGTTCGAAGTATGGTAAAGAGTTTATTACCGAATTTTTGTATTCTCTAAAAGATAATAATATCCAAACAGTAAGTGGACTCGCAATAGGCACAGACACTTGTACGCATGAAGAATCTTTAACAAATCACATTCCCACTGTCGCAGTATTAGCACATGGTTTTCATATGCTGTATCCTGATAAGAACAGAAAATTAGCTGATAAAATTCTGGAGCATAATGGCTGCCTTTTTACTGAATTCAATTCATCACAACCACCGATAAGAGAAAGTTTTATCCAAAGAAACAGAATTATTGCCGGAATATCGCCCGTAACAATCATAACAGAAACGGCTTATGGTGGAGGTTCTGTAAGCACGGCTAATTATGCCAATATATATAACCGTGAAGTCCTTGCTCTTCCGGGGTCGATTGAGGATAAATACAGCCAGGGATGCAATCTTTTGATTTCGCAAAATAAAGCAAGAATTATTGTTTCCATCCCTGATACGATTGACTATCTGGGCCTTGTTGCCAAACCTGTGGAACAGCTCCCTCTATTTCATGAAAAAGAGATCCCTGTGAACCTTACATCGGAGCAAAAACTGATCCTATCTGCAATAGCAGATTCTCCTAATATAAACCCGGATGAAATTGCCGAAAAAGTATCTCTTCCTGTTTATAAAATTTTACCCATAATATTAGATCTGGAACTTTTGGGGCACATTAAAGCCTCTTCCGGGAGACAATATTACCCAAGCTGAGAATTAACAATTTCTTAATATTATATTATTTAATGAATAAAGAATGAAACTTTCTAACAAACAAAAGTAAATTGTAAAATTTTTAAAACAAACCCGTATTTTTTTTAAATTTTACTGAAATTCAAAATATTCCTTGGTAGATATGGGAAAAATTTTAACTTTGTTCGGACAAAAATCAAATTCTAATGGAACAATTTAGTGCAGAAGTACAACAGGAAATTGACCGCTTTATGGCTTATATTGAAGCCAAAAACCCTAATGAACCAGAGTTTATTCAAGCCGTACGCGAAGTAGCTGTAACGGTGATTCCGTTTATTCTTTCAAAAGATCAATACAAAGGATTCAAGCTATTGGAAAGAATGGCTGAACCAGAGAGAGTGATTATTTTCCGTGTTCCATGGTTTGATGATAAAGGAGAAATTCAGGTAAACAGAGGTTTCAGAATTCAGATGAATTCTGCAATCGGACCATATAAAGGAGGATTACGTTTCCATCCTACAGTTAACCTAAGTGTACTAAAGTTCTTAGCTTTTGAACAAGTATTCAAAAACAGCTTAACAACTCTACCAATGGGTGGAGGAAAAGGTGGTGCAGATTTCGATCCAAGCGGAAAATCTGACAATGAAATTATGCGTTTCTGCCAGGCTTTCATGACAGAGCTTTGCAAACACATCGGACCAGATACTGACGTTCCTGCTGGAGATATCGGTGTTGGTGCAAGAGAAATTGGCTACCTATTTGGTCAGTATAAAAAAATAAGAAACGAATTTACCGGTGTACTTACCGGAAAAGGACTTGCATATGGAGGTTCACTTATCCGTCCTGAAGCTACAGGATACGGTGTAGTATACTTCTGCGAGCAGATGCTAAAAACTATCGGTGAAAGCATCAGCGGTAAAACTTTTGCAGTTTCCGGATTCGGAAACGTAGCATGGGGTGTAATTAAAAAAATCGATCAGCTGGGGGGTAAAGCTATTACGCTTTCTGGCCCGGATGGATACATCTACGATCCGGAAGGAATCTCTGGAGACAAGATTGATTATCTATTAGAACTTCGTGCTTCAGGAAATAACAGAGCTGAGGATTATGCTAAGAAATACCCTTCTGCAACATTTGTTGCTGGTAAGAGACCTTGGGAGGTAAAATGTGATGTTGCTATTCCTTCTGCAACTCAGAATGAATTAGATTTAGAAGATGCTCAAAACCTTGTAGCTAATGGATGTATTTGTGTAACTGAAGCTGCTAACATGCCTTCTACTTTAGATGCTATTAACTACTTCCTGGACAACAAAGTATTGTTCTCTCCTGGTAAAGCATCTAATGCTGGTGGTGTTGCAACTTCTGGTCTTGAAATGACGCAAAACTCTCTACGTCTTAACTGGTCTTCTGAGGAAGTAGATGCTCGTCTGAAAGAAATTATGATTGGTATCCACAAAGCTTGTAGAGACTACGGTAAAGATGAAGATGGTTACGTAAACTATGTAAAAGGAGCTAACATTGCCGGATTTGTGAAAGTAGCAGAAGCTATGCTTGCACAAGGTGTTGTATAGAAACAAAAAGTAAAATATGAAGAAGTAAAAAGGATGGTTTTGAACCATCCTTTTTATTTTGAAGAAAAACTAAATAGCGAAGATTTGAATTACTCAATTTTCTTTTCTTTTTTCTTCTTTTTCTCGTGAGTCGCTTTCGGATCATTTGTTTCCGGCTGCTTCTTGTCATCTGTATTTACACTAGTTGTTGTACTCACCTCTGTCGATGTTTTAGCCGGAGCTGTAGTTGTTGTACTTGTAGAAGGTGTTGTTGCTACTTCTGTTGTCGTTGTAGTAGTTTTCTTAGTAGTGTCCTGAGTTGTTGACTGAGCAAATGTAGCACCTGTACCTAAAGCCAGTAAAATGGCTGAGAAAAATAACCTTTTCATAATGTTTCGTTTTTAAAAATTAAATTTTAGTGTTCAGTTTTAAAACGATCATTATCTATTTGAAATTGTTCACATTATATAACTTTAACGCACTTTGACATTATTTAATACTCATTGGGAATACGTTTACTTTTTTTCCAAATTTCTTCTAATTTTCTCTACGAAGGTATAAGCTGCAGGGCAAATA is a window encoding:
- a CDS encoding rhomboid family intramembrane serine protease; the encoded protein is MFKGVIHPKAIIMPLLFLAAIWLGFLVQNLGLIEGCDGAIIPLVPSGLKGIFFSPFLHGSWEHILGNSLPLVVLSSLLYQFYGSVADRVMLYGWLFSGLAVWMTPSINLFDHQTYTSCIIGASGVIYVLAFFLFASGVIRWNLKLLTVSLIVALYYGSMIWGMIPEELLFTLNEPSRISWQSHLSGAVIGIIMAFIYKDKGEKRRKFIWEYPEYYNEKDDILWQKYIQENPEDFRELPYRKKEDIWDFLDEIRKK
- the gdhA gene encoding NADP-specific glutamate dehydrogenase, with product MEQFSAEVQQEIDRFMAYIEAKNPNEPEFIQAVREVAVTVIPFILSKDQYKGFKLLERMAEPERVIIFRVPWFDDKGEIQVNRGFRIQMNSAIGPYKGGLRFHPTVNLSVLKFLAFEQVFKNSLTTLPMGGGKGGADFDPSGKSDNEIMRFCQAFMTELCKHIGPDTDVPAGDIGVGAREIGYLFGQYKKIRNEFTGVLTGKGLAYGGSLIRPEATGYGVVYFCEQMLKTIGESISGKTFAVSGFGNVAWGVIKKIDQLGGKAITLSGPDGYIYDPEGISGDKIDYLLELRASGNNRAEDYAKKYPSATFVAGKRPWEVKCDVAIPSATQNELDLEDAQNLVANGCICVTEAANMPSTLDAINYFLDNKVLFSPGKASNAGGVATSGLEMTQNSLRLNWSSEEVDARLKEIMIGIHKACRDYGKDEDGYVNYVKGANIAGFVKVAEAMLAQGVV
- a CDS encoding helix-turn-helix domain-containing protein — protein: MMIKCFYALVLFSALTSAQATDSFNISGYIRKLYYLDTNSRSSTPRTDQEKILAYMQMADSLYKQIRYTEAIKFYEQADYYALKNHHKKERFVINYFLSDIYRSIGFSNKANEYWGITCSFFNSLDRMDSAIMTNLYKARRMEHSNQFYLAILYHQENISLLKKKYLNLPESKPFIFQEKIDLALEHNIIAYDYLKNNNLHEAKKNFEKTEFYLKDINIASHYQTPYYDLCKAMIATKENKRAEARKWFDSAEKIAEKKGYQVFAKRISEEKILSKIGQLDDHSSKSFKEFFKKILTEIQKVNELEIEREEKKVTDQNSQIEHWKSFFILLTAILTLYIIIKDKKIYKKKSSNHTENVGITLAKEIKHVSEKDILPPENFSFINLNYENITRTSTLISEAKESELLEKLNQFETGTDFMTKNFTLSNLASILDTNTKYVHYLLKAHRNKNFNDYINGLKIKYIVHCLCKEPKFQNYKISYLADIGGFSSQSRFAYIFKKEVGLSPSEFIRTLKRKNKTSQNTDIQ
- the dprA gene encoding DNA-processing protein DprA, with the translated sequence MFSEEHLYSIALRHCPQIGDLYFKKIVSTTGSAQNAWNLHKHELIKLYGIGNKIAEDIGKNSHLQFAERELEFCYKNNIQILLSHQGHFPELLYQCDDAPAILYQKGKFDHLRTNISIVGTRKSSKYGKEFITEFLYSLKDNNIQTVSGLAIGTDTCTHEESLTNHIPTVAVLAHGFHMLYPDKNRKLADKILEHNGCLFTEFNSSQPPIRESFIQRNRIIAGISPVTIITETAYGGGSVSTANYANIYNREVLALPGSIEDKYSQGCNLLISQNKARIIVSIPDTIDYLGLVAKPVEQLPLFHEKEIPVNLTSEQKLILSAIADSPNINPDEIAEKVSLPVYKILPIILDLELLGHIKASSGRQYYPS
- a CDS encoding YifB family Mg chelatase-like AAA ATPase translates to MLVKVYGSAIHGISARCITVEVNIDKGVGYYLVGLPDNAIKESSHRISAALKNVGYKLPGKKITINMAPADLRKEGSAYDLTIAIGILAANNSIKAENLDKYIIMGELSLDGGLQPLKGILPIALQAAEEGFKGIILPKQNAQEAAITNKLDVYGITNIKEVIDFFDQGKPLPKTVFDIQKEFEQKTDSFSSDFSEVKGQEMAKRALEIAAAGGHNIILIGPPGSGKTMLAKRLPGILPPLNLKEALETTKIHSVVGKIENEASLITTRPFRNPHHTISDVALVGGGSYPQPGEISLAHNGVLFLDEMPEFKRSVLEVMRQPLEDREVNISRAKFTVNYPASFMLVASMNPSPSGYFPDDPNNTSSTFEMQRYMNKISGPLLDRIDIHIEVDKVDFEQLSDKKKGETSSEIRQRVIQARKIQSDRFNNLNINCNAQMGPKEIDQFCELNESSLKLLKTAMEKLNLSARAYDRILKVARTIADLENSHNLSTAHISEAIQYRSLDREFWNV
- a CDS encoding DUF3078 domain-containing protein, whose product is MNRVLIGTLFFFAMLVSAQHAKTKAVIDSINQAKWKENSVNVDSLSNFSMVKIPRIKIDTIIIQQPVVIAALTEPIPVTPYQIMRSPSLRRWYVYGQNNVLFNQAAFSNWNAGGNNSVGINAKVNYSLIYKKGRHFLDNNFQLGYGLVSSQGQSSRKTDDYINIMSNYGYDLRKNYYLSAGIQFLSQFSPGYNYSTTPEPVYNDRISKFMAPGYLNIGLGISFNPKENFQVIFRPATGRFTFVLDPKLQVAGNYGLERNGQSVRTEFGALANIMYKIQIMKDFSFTNQLNLFSSYTSHPERVDIAYTGVVNIKFNKFISTIISVDLLYDHDQIQKLQLKQTLGVGISYNLGLQAEDRPDGKKFIKPFGTGVRG